Genomic window (Leisingera methylohalidivorans DSM 14336):
GCCCGCAGGATGGCAAAGTCCAAATCATCCAGCGTGCTCATACCGGCAGCACCTCGTCCGACTTGATCCGCGCCACATGCATCAGCGCCTCGATATCGTTGATATGCGGCAGGTTCAGAATGGCGGCGCGGTAGATCTGCTGATAATGCGGCATATCGCGTGCGATCACAGAAAGCCGCACGTCGACCTGGCCGAGAAAAGTCTGGATTTCCAGTACCTCCGGGATCTTGCGCGCAGCGCCGATGAATTCGTCAAAGGCACGCGGGTTGGTCTTGTCCAGCGTCACCCGCAGCGAGACTTCCACCTCATATCCCAGCGCGCGCCAGTCGATTATCGCCCGCTGGCCCAGGATCACGCCCCCCTCGCGCAACTTCTCCAGCCGCCGCGACAGGCGCGAGGCAGTCATACCCAGCCGTTCAGCCAAATCCGGAATCGGTTGCCCCGGCTCGCTTTGCAGATGGCGGAGAATGCGCCGGTCTAGATCATCAAGCATGAATTTTTCACTATCATGGAAATAGACGAATAAATACTGCAAATAATCTGACTTATTCATGCGGAACGGCAATCGCCTTCCCCGCTCACTTCCCTATGATGCCCTCAAACACCAATGGAAAGGACGTGGATCATGCGCGTTTATTACGACCGCGATTGCGATGTGAACCTGATCAAGGACAAGAAAGTGGCCATCCTGGGCTATGGCTCCCAGGGCCACGCCCACGCGCTGAACCTGCGCGACTCCGGCGCCAAAAACCTTGTCGTCGCCCTGCGCGAAGGCTCCCCCTCGGCCAAGAAAGCTGAAGGCGAAGGCCTGAAGGTCATGGGCATCGCCGAAGCCGCTGCCTGGTGTGACGTGATCATGTTCACCATGCCCGACGAGCTGCAGGCCGAAACCTACAAGAAATACGTCCACGACAACATCCGTCCGGGCGCAGCGATTGCATTCGCCCACGGCCTGAATGTCCACTTCGGCCTGATCGAGCCGAAGGAAGGCGTCGACGTCATCATGATGGCGCCCAAGGGCCCGGGTCACACCGTGCGCGGCGAATACACCAAAGGCGGCGGCGTGCCCTGCCTGGTTGCGGTTCACAACGACGCCACCGGCAAAGCGCTGGAAACCGGTCTGTCCTACTGCTCCGCCATCGGCGGCGGCCGCTCCGGCATCATTGAGACCAACTTCCGCGAAGAATGCGAAACCGATCTGTTCGGCGAGCAGGCAGTTTTGTGCGGCGGCCTGGTTGAGCTGATCCGCTGCGGCTTTGAGACCCTGGTCGAAGCCGGTTACGCGCCGGAAATGGCCTATTTCGAATGCCTGCACGAAGTGAAGCTGATCGTTGACCTGATCTATGAAGGCGGCATCGCCAACATGGACTACTCGATCTCCAACACTGCCGAGTACGGCCAGTATGTCACCGGCCCGCGGATCCTGAAGTACGACGAAACCAAAGCCCGCATGAAAGAAGTGCTGAACGACATTCAGCA
Coding sequences:
- a CDS encoding Lrp/AsnC family transcriptional regulator is translated as MLDDLDRRILRHLQSEPGQPIPDLAERLGMTASRLSRRLEKLREGGVILGQRAIIDWRALGYEVEVSLRVTLDKTNPRAFDEFIGAARKIPEVLEIQTFLGQVDVRLSVIARDMPHYQQIYRAAILNLPHINDIEALMHVARIKSDEVLPV
- the ilvC gene encoding ketol-acid reductoisomerase — protein: MRVYYDRDCDVNLIKDKKVAILGYGSQGHAHALNLRDSGAKNLVVALREGSPSAKKAEGEGLKVMGIAEAAAWCDVIMFTMPDELQAETYKKYVHDNIRPGAAIAFAHGLNVHFGLIEPKEGVDVIMMAPKGPGHTVRGEYTKGGGVPCLVAVHNDATGKALETGLSYCSAIGGGRSGIIETNFREECETDLFGEQAVLCGGLVELIRCGFETLVEAGYAPEMAYFECLHEVKLIVDLIYEGGIANMDYSISNTAEYGQYVTGPRILKYDETKARMKEVLNDIQQGKFVRDFMLENAVGQPTIKASRRANDEHAIEATGAKLRGMMPWISAGKMVDKEKN